In Tachysurus fulvidraco isolate hzauxx_2018 chromosome 3, HZAU_PFXX_2.0, whole genome shotgun sequence, a single window of DNA contains:
- the mettl25b gene encoding protein RRNAD1 isoform X2, translated as MFSVTLSEQQQKVLAKSLVLFLSRYKHISDSYIIEFFSENLWETLPEGWQKALRDLSPPQVADLLLHRDPRYRVYPSVWPLSLLALRATAHTLAFPRMSSAHQSKDTVKLDEFPSNSSQSSLLGHIFRKHVKPKKQHEIRKLGMLVKQLCDQTQCSSVVDVGSGQTGISHTALDPVPRHVVGWINPRDTWESFLQQLGEREKNSESYPATAGSCKKRQRVSMTSDKERELETELVCGSQHLCTGDCSLVAYVDENPARSALLQHEKESNDCVARSDTVMAEFHLQTGFGWDSSTHPEVCSSVKEPVCSDFVLTGLHACGDLSATLLRHFANCPHVQGITSVACCYMKITTEENPTPPGVIIPSLSENTNEVSQAEYGYPMSDWVRRLPGHELSYKAREGACHAIEDYLHRLRDESSLLKTHCYRAALESIIRAERPQLRRAGIQTIKKAHMLSFAEYARLGLTRVGLPADLTFDPVNVEGLLEQQGRVVVYFSLALLLAPVVETLVLLDRMLFLQERGFQSHLIPLFDPALSPRNFVLVAMKPKKDGEEVIQQNSSHQSSAITAQNPQNVQD; from the exons atgtTTTCAGTTACACTTTCAGAGCAGCAGCAGAAAGTCTTAGCAAAGAGCCTTGTCTTGTTCCTCTCGAGATATAAACACATATCCGACTCTTACATTATT GAGTTTTTCAGTGAGAATCTGTGGGAAACATTACCTGAAGGATGGCAGAAAGCCTTGAGAGATTTATCACCACCTCAGGTAGCAGACCTGCTGCTTCACAGAGACCCCCGGTACAGGGT cTACCCTTCTGTCTGGCCGCTATCATTGCTGGCACTAAGagccacagctcacacactGGCATTTCCTCGGATGTCTTCAGCCCACCAGTCCAAGGACACAGTAAAGCTAGATGAATTTCCCTCGAACAGCAGTCAAAGCTCTCTGCTTGGCCATATCTTCCGCAAACATGTGAAACCCAAGAAACAACATGAGATTCGTAAGCTTGGCATG TTGGTTAAACAGCTGTGTGACCAGACTCAGTGTAGCAGTGTGGTTGATGTTGGGTCTGGGCAG aCAGGCATCAGTCACACAGCACTTGATCCTGTACCCCGGCATGTGGTTGGCTGGATTAACCCCAGAGACACCTGGGAGTCTTTCCTTCAGCAGTTGGGGGAAAGGGAGAAAAACAGTGAGAGTTACCCAGCCACGGCAGGATCATGTAAAAAGAGACAGCGGGTATCGATGACATCAGACAAGGAACGTGAGCTTGAAACGGAGCTCGTTTGTGGAAGCCAGCACTTGTGCACAGGGGACTGCAGCTTGGTAGCTTATGTTGATGAGAATCCTGCTAGGTCTGCTCTTCTACAACATGAAAAGGAAAGCAATGACTGTGTAGCTCGGTCAGACACTGTTATGGCAGAATTTCACCTACAAACTGGTTTTGGATGGGATTCATCCACGCATCCTGAGGTCTGCTCTAGTGTTAAAGAACCAGTGTGTTCAGATTTTGTACTGACTGGACTTCATGCTTGCGGTGACCTTAGTGCTACTCTTCTTCGCCATTTTGCTAACTGCCCCCATGTTCAAGGAATCACCTCTGTAGCCTGCTGCTATATGAAAATCACTACCGAGGAGAACCCTACACCTCCTGGAGTCATCATCCCATCTCTGTCTGAAAACACAAATGAAGTGTCACAAGCAGAATATGGCTACCCGATGAGTGATTGGGTGAGACGGTTGCCCGGACATGAGCTATCTTATAAGGCTCGTGAGGGAGCGTGCCATGCAATCGAGGACTATCTCCATAGGTTGAGAGATGAGAGCTCGTTGCTGAAAACGCACTGCTACCGAGCTGCCCTGGAGAGCATCATCAGAGCAGAGAGGCCTCAGCTACGCAGAGCAGGCATCCAGACCATTAAAAAGGCCCATATGCTGTCATTTGCAGA GTATGCCCGTCTGGGGCTCACCCGTGTTGGTTTGCCTGCTGACCTGACATTTGACCCTGTAAATGTGGAAGGCCTGCTGGAGCAACAGGGCAGAGTGGTGGTATATTTCAGCCTTGCTTTGTTGCTGGCTCCAGTTGTGGAGACTCTGGTCCTCCTCGACAGAATGCTCTTTCTACAGGAGAGAG GTTTTCAAAGCCATCTGATTCCATTGTTTGATCCAGCACTTTCACCACGAAATTTTGTGCTGGTGGCAATGAAACCAAAAAAAGATGGAGAAGAGGTCATACAGCAGAACAGTTCACACCAGTCATCTGCAATCACTGCCCAGAATCCCCAAAATGTCCAAGACTGA
- the mettl25b gene encoding protein RRNAD1 isoform X1, whose translation MFSVTLSEQQQKVLAKSLVLFLSRYKHISDSYIIEFFSENLWETLPEGWQKALRDLSPPQVADLLLHRDPRYRVYPSVWPLSLLALRATAHTLAFPRMSSAHQSKDTVKLDEFPSNSSQSSLLGHIFRKHVKPKKQHEIRKLGMLVKQLCDQTQCSSVVDVGSGQGHLTRFLSFGLGLNVTAVEADPNLVFMASKFDGQLLSTMAKESRKTGISHTALDPVPRHVVGWINPRDTWESFLQQLGEREKNSESYPATAGSCKKRQRVSMTSDKERELETELVCGSQHLCTGDCSLVAYVDENPARSALLQHEKESNDCVARSDTVMAEFHLQTGFGWDSSTHPEVCSSVKEPVCSDFVLTGLHACGDLSATLLRHFANCPHVQGITSVACCYMKITTEENPTPPGVIIPSLSENTNEVSQAEYGYPMSDWVRRLPGHELSYKAREGACHAIEDYLHRLRDESSLLKTHCYRAALESIIRAERPQLRRAGIQTIKKAHMLSFAEYARLGLTRVGLPADLTFDPVNVEGLLEQQGRVVVYFSLALLLAPVVETLVLLDRMLFLQERGFQSHLIPLFDPALSPRNFVLVAMKPKKDGEEVIQQNSSHQSSAITAQNPQNVQD comes from the exons atgtTTTCAGTTACACTTTCAGAGCAGCAGCAGAAAGTCTTAGCAAAGAGCCTTGTCTTGTTCCTCTCGAGATATAAACACATATCCGACTCTTACATTATT GAGTTTTTCAGTGAGAATCTGTGGGAAACATTACCTGAAGGATGGCAGAAAGCCTTGAGAGATTTATCACCACCTCAGGTAGCAGACCTGCTGCTTCACAGAGACCCCCGGTACAGGGT cTACCCTTCTGTCTGGCCGCTATCATTGCTGGCACTAAGagccacagctcacacactGGCATTTCCTCGGATGTCTTCAGCCCACCAGTCCAAGGACACAGTAAAGCTAGATGAATTTCCCTCGAACAGCAGTCAAAGCTCTCTGCTTGGCCATATCTTCCGCAAACATGTGAAACCCAAGAAACAACATGAGATTCGTAAGCTTGGCATG TTGGTTAAACAGCTGTGTGACCAGACTCAGTGTAGCAGTGTGGTTGATGTTGGGTCTGGGCAG GGCCATTTGACCCGTTTTCTGTCATTTGGACTTGGCCTGAATGTTACTGCTGTTGAGGCTGATCCCAATCTAGTTTTCATGGCCTCTAAATTTGATGGACAGCTCCTGTCGACAATGGCCAAAGAGAGTCGTAAA aCAGGCATCAGTCACACAGCACTTGATCCTGTACCCCGGCATGTGGTTGGCTGGATTAACCCCAGAGACACCTGGGAGTCTTTCCTTCAGCAGTTGGGGGAAAGGGAGAAAAACAGTGAGAGTTACCCAGCCACGGCAGGATCATGTAAAAAGAGACAGCGGGTATCGATGACATCAGACAAGGAACGTGAGCTTGAAACGGAGCTCGTTTGTGGAAGCCAGCACTTGTGCACAGGGGACTGCAGCTTGGTAGCTTATGTTGATGAGAATCCTGCTAGGTCTGCTCTTCTACAACATGAAAAGGAAAGCAATGACTGTGTAGCTCGGTCAGACACTGTTATGGCAGAATTTCACCTACAAACTGGTTTTGGATGGGATTCATCCACGCATCCTGAGGTCTGCTCTAGTGTTAAAGAACCAGTGTGTTCAGATTTTGTACTGACTGGACTTCATGCTTGCGGTGACCTTAGTGCTACTCTTCTTCGCCATTTTGCTAACTGCCCCCATGTTCAAGGAATCACCTCTGTAGCCTGCTGCTATATGAAAATCACTACCGAGGAGAACCCTACACCTCCTGGAGTCATCATCCCATCTCTGTCTGAAAACACAAATGAAGTGTCACAAGCAGAATATGGCTACCCGATGAGTGATTGGGTGAGACGGTTGCCCGGACATGAGCTATCTTATAAGGCTCGTGAGGGAGCGTGCCATGCAATCGAGGACTATCTCCATAGGTTGAGAGATGAGAGCTCGTTGCTGAAAACGCACTGCTACCGAGCTGCCCTGGAGAGCATCATCAGAGCAGAGAGGCCTCAGCTACGCAGAGCAGGCATCCAGACCATTAAAAAGGCCCATATGCTGTCATTTGCAGA GTATGCCCGTCTGGGGCTCACCCGTGTTGGTTTGCCTGCTGACCTGACATTTGACCCTGTAAATGTGGAAGGCCTGCTGGAGCAACAGGGCAGAGTGGTGGTATATTTCAGCCTTGCTTTGTTGCTGGCTCCAGTTGTGGAGACTCTGGTCCTCCTCGACAGAATGCTCTTTCTACAGGAGAGAG GTTTTCAAAGCCATCTGATTCCATTGTTTGATCCAGCACTTTCACCACGAAATTTTGTGCTGGTGGCAATGAAACCAAAAAAAGATGGAGAAGAGGTCATACAGCAGAACAGTTCACACCAGTCATCTGCAATCACTGCCCAGAATCCCCAAAATGTCCAAGACTGA
- the isg20l2 gene encoding interferon-stimulated 20 kDa exonuclease-like 2, giving the protein MSELTLNLNFSGPGHNESQEKPSGNARHQQFLRKRRYLEHKGFLNNKQNKNNTQKGKDKREKLQKERKRNDHAQPSAVFPKFTTLKPELSTNPSNTMQAHHGNSATIKEFSVASKSTSKAGSSSALLNPLKYVALDCEMVGTGLKGHCSELARCSIVSYDGDVIYDKFIKPVNPVTDLRTRWSGIRWHDLRKATPFEQAQREILNILTGKVVVGHAIQNDFKVLKYSHPVHLLRDTSRIPILNQKAGLPENQPASLKTLTKLLLNKKIQTGKKGHSSVEDAKATMELYKTVAVEWERTLASRTAL; this is encoded by the exons ATGTCCGAACTTACTCTTAACTTGAACTTCAGTGGCCCTGGCCATAACGAGAGCCAAGAGAAACCCAGCGGTAACGCCAGACACCAACAATTTCTTAGAAAGAGGCGCTACCTGGAGCATAAGGGGTTTCTGAAtaacaagcaaaacaaaaataacacccaaaaaggaaaagacaaaagagagaaattgcaaaaagaaaggaaaagaaatgaccATGCACAACCCAGTGCTGTTTTCCCCAAATTTACTACTCTAAAGCCCGAATTGTCCACAAATCCCTCCAATACCATGCAGGCCCACCATGGAAACTCTGCAACCATCAAGGAATTTTCAGTGGCTTCAAAGTCAACATCTAAAGCAGGATCCAGTTCAGCATTGCTCAACCCGTTGAAATATGTCGCCCTTGACTGTGAGATGGTAGGGACAGGTCTCAAAGGTCATTGCAGTGAACTGGCCCGCTGCAGCATAGTCTCCTATGATGGGGATGTAATTTATGACAAATTCATCAAGCCGGTTAATCCAGTCACAGATCTTCGCACTCGGTGGAGTGGAATAAGATGGCATGATCTTCGTAAAGCAACACCCTTTGAACAAGCCCAGAGAGAG ATTTTAAACATCCTCACTGGGAAAGTGGTTGTGGGCCATGCTATTCAGAATGATTTTAAGGTTTTGAAATATTCCCATCCTGTCCACTTATTGCGAGACACCTCACGGATTCCCATTCTGAATCAGAAAGCTGGTCTTCCTGAAAACCAACCTGCCTCCCTGAAGACCCTGACAAAGCTTCTGTTGAACAAGAAGATACAG ACTGGAAAAAAGGGCCATTCTTCAGTAGAAGACGCAAAAGCCACCATGGAGCTATATAAAACAGTAGCAGTAGAATGGGAGAGGACTTTGGCTTCAAGAACTGCTTTATAA